A genomic stretch from Bradyrhizobium quebecense includes:
- a CDS encoding DUF1365 domain-containing protein, translated as MMLRSCLYRGSVMHRRLRPTTHRFRYRTFWLLLDLDEIPLLASRLRLFSRNRFNLFALHDADHGDGSATPLRLQAERCLMQAGIDIAGGPIRLFCMPRTLGYSFNPLSIYFCHRHDGQLAAIIYQVHNTFGERHAYVASVAAGAGTIRHDCGKAFYVSPFMDMDVSYHFRLNQPGEHFALGISASESGETVLGACLTASRHELGDLALLHNFIAVPLVTVKVILAIHWEALRLWSKGLRLRRRPQRSPHGITSVPTSPQQRIDSHAL; from the coding sequence ATGATGCTCCGCTCCTGCCTCTATCGCGGCAGCGTGATGCATCGGCGGCTGCGGCCTACCACGCATCGCTTCCGCTATCGTACGTTCTGGTTGCTGCTCGATCTCGACGAGATACCCCTGCTCGCCTCCCGTTTGCGGCTGTTCTCCCGCAACAGATTCAACCTGTTTGCACTTCACGATGCCGATCACGGCGACGGTAGCGCGACGCCACTGCGCCTGCAGGCCGAACGTTGCCTGATGCAGGCAGGGATCGATATCGCCGGAGGGCCGATCCGGCTCTTCTGCATGCCTCGAACCCTCGGCTACAGCTTCAATCCGCTCAGCATCTATTTCTGCCACCGACATGACGGCCAGCTCGCCGCGATCATCTATCAGGTTCACAACACGTTCGGCGAACGCCACGCCTATGTGGCGTCGGTCGCGGCCGGTGCCGGCACCATTCGGCATGACTGCGGCAAGGCCTTCTATGTGTCTCCCTTCATGGACATGGACGTGTCCTATCACTTCCGGCTGAATCAGCCGGGCGAGCATTTTGCGCTCGGTATCAGCGCAAGCGAGAGCGGAGAAACAGTGCTCGGCGCGTGCCTGACGGCGTCACGCCACGAACTCGGCGATCTAGCGCTGTTGCACAACTTCATTGCGGTTCCCCTGGTTACGGTCAAGGTGATCCTGGCGATTCATTGGGAAGCGTTGCGGCTTTGGTCGAAGGGCTTGCGGTTGCGCAGGCGCCCGCAACGCTCCCCGCACGGGATCACGTCCGTGCCCACTTCACCCCAGCAGCGGATTGACTCGCATGCACTCTGA
- a CDS encoding amino acid ABC transporter substrate-binding protein has translation MKRVSLAVLLAAAAALSVQSASAQTLKTVKDRGQLSCGVSQGLPGFSSPDDKGNWTGIDVDVCRAIAAVVLDDPTKVKFVPLSAKDRFTALQSGEIDVLSRNTTWTVSRDTSLGANFTGVTYYDGQGFMVKKSLKVNSALELNSASVCVQTGTTTEQNLADFFKGNNMKYEVIAFGSIDEAVKAYESGRCDVFTDDASGLYASRLKLANPADHIVLPEIISKEPLGPMVRHGDDQWFDIVKWTLFAMINAEELGITQKNVDTMLKSDKPEMKRVLGTDGNLGEQLGLTKDWVVRIVKAVGNYGETFERNVGTGSPLGIARGVNNLWNKGGIQYAPPIR, from the coding sequence ATGAAACGCGTATCCCTGGCTGTCCTCCTTGCCGCTGCCGCTGCTTTGTCGGTCCAGTCCGCCTCGGCGCAAACCCTCAAGACGGTCAAGGACCGGGGCCAGCTGTCCTGCGGCGTCAGCCAGGGCCTGCCTGGCTTTTCATCACCGGACGACAAGGGGAACTGGACCGGGATCGACGTCGACGTGTGCCGGGCCATTGCCGCCGTGGTGCTCGACGACCCGACCAAGGTCAAGTTCGTGCCGCTGTCGGCCAAGGATCGCTTTACCGCGCTGCAATCCGGCGAGATCGACGTGCTGTCGCGCAACACCACCTGGACGGTGTCGCGCGACACCTCGCTCGGCGCCAATTTCACCGGCGTGACCTATTATGACGGGCAGGGCTTCATGGTGAAGAAGTCGCTCAAGGTCAATTCGGCGCTCGAACTGAACAGCGCGTCGGTCTGCGTGCAGACCGGCACCACGACGGAGCAGAACCTCGCCGACTTCTTCAAAGGCAACAACATGAAGTACGAGGTGATCGCATTCGGCAGCATCGACGAAGCCGTCAAAGCCTATGAGTCCGGACGCTGCGACGTCTTCACCGACGACGCCTCCGGGCTCTATGCCAGCCGTCTGAAGCTCGCGAACCCCGCCGATCACATCGTGCTCCCGGAAATCATTTCCAAGGAGCCGCTGGGACCGATGGTGCGCCACGGCGACGACCAGTGGTTCGACATCGTGAAGTGGACGCTGTTTGCGATGATCAATGCCGAGGAGCTTGGCATCACCCAGAAGAATGTCGACACGATGCTCAAATCGGACAAGCCGGAGATGAAGCGGGTGCTCGGCACCGACGGCAATCTGGGTGAGCAGCTCGGCCTGACCAAGGATTGGGTCGTGCGCATCGTCAAGGCGGTCGGCAATTACGGCGAGACCTTCGAGCGCAATGTCGGCACCGGCTCGCCGCTCGGCATCGCCCGTGGCGTCAACAATCTCTGGAACAAGGGCGGGATCCAGTACGCGCCGCCGATCCGCTGA
- a CDS encoding amino acid ABC transporter ATP-binding protein, which translates to MSTTPIVNISTLNKWYGDFHVLRDINLEVGKGERIVICGPSGSGKSTLIRCINALEEFQEGEIVVDGIELGPNLRRVDEVRREVGMVFQSFNLFPHLTVLDNCTLAPIWVRNIPKKDAEAAAMKFLERVKIPHQANKFPGQMSGGQQQRVAIARALTMNPKVMLFDEPTSALDPEMVKEVLDTMVDLAREGMTMLVVTHEMGFAREVANRVVFMDAGQIIESNTPQEFFANPQHARSKLFLSQILR; encoded by the coding sequence ATGTCCACAACCCCGATCGTCAACATCTCCACGCTCAACAAATGGTACGGCGACTTCCACGTGTTGCGCGACATCAACCTTGAGGTCGGCAAGGGCGAGCGTATCGTGATCTGCGGCCCGTCCGGCTCGGGCAAGTCGACCCTGATCCGCTGCATCAACGCGCTGGAGGAATTCCAGGAAGGCGAGATCGTGGTCGACGGCATCGAGCTCGGCCCGAACCTGCGCCGGGTCGACGAGGTGCGGCGCGAGGTCGGCATGGTGTTTCAGAGCTTCAACCTGTTCCCGCATCTCACCGTGCTCGACAATTGCACGCTGGCGCCGATCTGGGTGCGCAATATCCCGAAGAAGGATGCCGAGGCGGCCGCGATGAAGTTCCTCGAGCGGGTCAAGATCCCGCATCAGGCCAACAAGTTTCCCGGCCAGATGTCGGGCGGTCAGCAGCAGCGCGTCGCGATCGCCCGCGCGCTGACCATGAACCCGAAGGTGATGCTGTTCGACGAGCCGACTTCGGCGCTCGATCCGGAAATGGTCAAGGAGGTGCTCGACACCATGGTCGATCTCGCCAGGGAGGGCATGACCATGCTGGTCGTAACCCACGAAATGGGCTTTGCCCGCGAAGTCGCCAACCGCGTCGTGTTCATGGACGCCGGTCAGATCATCGAGTCGAACACGCCGCAGGAATTCTTCGCCAATCCGCAGCATGCGCGGTCGAAGCTGTTCCTGAGCCAGATATTGCGGTGA
- the cpaB gene encoding Flp pilus assembly protein CpaB codes for MKTARIVVLGIAGVAGLAAMYLASVGDRKPAPVAPPVVQLPTVEVLVAKSDIGLGQSVKPEDVQWQRWPAETASSAFIRHDTNADAMNDVIGSIARAPFIVGEPIREQKLVKANGSGFMAAILPTGMRAISTEISPETGAGGFILPNDRVDVILSRRDKNPDQQQGSRDIVTTEILLSNVRVLAIDQAPKEKDGNNSLIGKTVTLELKPEQAETLARARQSGTLALALRSIADVNEKTDETTDHAPKRGESIRVVRFGIPSSQTTQK; via the coding sequence ATGAAGACGGCACGCATCGTGGTCCTCGGCATCGCCGGCGTCGCAGGCCTCGCGGCCATGTATCTCGCGAGCGTTGGCGATCGCAAACCGGCGCCGGTCGCGCCGCCAGTGGTACAGCTGCCTACCGTCGAGGTGCTGGTGGCGAAGTCCGACATCGGGCTCGGTCAGTCGGTCAAGCCTGAAGACGTGCAATGGCAGCGCTGGCCGGCCGAAACCGCGAGCAGCGCGTTCATCCGCCACGACACCAATGCCGACGCCATGAACGACGTCATCGGCTCGATCGCACGCGCTCCCTTCATCGTCGGCGAGCCGATCCGCGAGCAGAAACTGGTCAAGGCCAATGGCAGCGGCTTCATGGCCGCGATCCTGCCCACCGGCATGCGCGCGATCTCCACGGAAATCTCGCCGGAGACCGGCGCCGGCGGCTTCATCCTGCCCAACGACCGCGTCGACGTGATCCTGTCGCGACGCGACAAGAATCCCGATCAGCAACAGGGCAGCCGCGACATCGTCACCACCGAAATCTTGCTGTCCAACGTCCGCGTGCTGGCGATCGACCAGGCGCCGAAAGAGAAGGACGGCAACAACTCCCTCATAGGCAAGACCGTGACCCTCGAGCTCAAGCCCGAACAGGCCGAGACGCTCGCGCGGGCACGGCAGAGCGGCACGCTGGCGCTGGCGCTGCGCAGCATCGCCGACGTCAACGAGAAGACCGACGAGACCACAGACCATGCCCCGAAGCGGGGCGAGAGCATCCGGGTGGTGCGTTTCGGCATCCCGAGCTCTCAGACGACACAGAAGTGA
- a CDS encoding SAM-dependent methyltransferase: protein MLRRIDCGEILLQTPSGRGIVISGMRCEQQAHVRIHDWKCLLRLLIGGDLGFAEGFLAGEWSTPDVYSFLSAAAPRSARAPSFERLRPPQPLNWLRHALLNRNTRRGSRRNIRAHYDLGNDFYRLWLDPSMTYSSAIYTSPHQTLAQAQQSKLDRVTELLDLNGGERVLEIGCGWGALARHLVERGAHHVTGLTLSTEQLGYACEQLAERGLADRANLRLEDYRDTKGTYDRVVSIEMLEAVGEAYWPLFFDNLRQRLDIGGIALLQVITIDERRFESYRRRPEFIQRYVFPGGMLPTVEIIERLVDNSGLRLVSTEFFAASYARTLADWRDRFRDAWPSIEALGFDVRFKRMWEYYLAYCRLGFEIGALNVGLYKIERRS from the coding sequence ATGTTGCGCCGTATCGATTGCGGCGAAATCCTGCTCCAGACGCCAAGTGGGCGCGGCATTGTGATCTCCGGCATGCGGTGCGAGCAGCAGGCACATGTCAGGATTCATGATTGGAAATGCCTGCTGCGGCTGCTCATCGGCGGTGATCTGGGTTTTGCCGAAGGCTTCCTTGCCGGTGAATGGTCGACGCCCGACGTCTACTCGTTCCTGAGCGCGGCTGCGCCGCGTTCGGCCCGCGCCCCCTCGTTCGAGCGTCTGAGGCCGCCGCAGCCTCTCAACTGGCTTCGTCATGCCCTGCTCAATCGCAATACCAGGCGTGGCAGCCGGCGCAACATTCGCGCCCATTACGATCTCGGCAATGATTTCTACCGCCTCTGGCTCGACCCGAGCATGACCTATTCATCGGCGATCTACACCTCGCCACACCAGACGCTCGCGCAGGCCCAACAGAGCAAGCTCGATCGGGTCACCGAACTGCTCGATCTCAACGGCGGTGAGAGGGTTCTCGAGATCGGTTGCGGCTGGGGCGCGTTGGCACGGCATCTTGTCGAACGGGGCGCCCATCACGTCACCGGCCTGACACTGTCGACTGAACAGCTTGGCTACGCTTGTGAGCAACTCGCCGAGCGGGGCCTCGCCGACAGGGCAAATCTGCGGTTGGAGGACTATCGCGATACCAAGGGTACGTATGATCGTGTCGTCTCGATCGAGATGCTGGAGGCGGTCGGCGAGGCGTACTGGCCGCTGTTTTTCGACAATCTGCGGCAACGGCTCGATATCGGCGGCATCGCGTTGTTGCAGGTGATCACGATCGACGAACGTCGCTTCGAGAGCTATCGCAGGCGGCCGGAATTCATCCAGCGATACGTTTTTCCGGGTGGAATGTTGCCGACCGTCGAGATCATCGAACGACTTGTCGACAATTCCGGACTTCGGCTGGTTTCGACTGAGTTCTTCGCTGCCAGCTATGCGCGCACCCTGGCCGATTGGCGCGATCGGTTCCGTGACGCCTGGCCATCGATCGAAGCCCTCGGCTTCGATGTCCGCTTCAAGCGGATGTGGGAGTATTATCTGGCCTATTGCAGGCTCGGCTTTGAAATCGGCGCACTCAATGTGGGGCTGTACAAGATCGAACGACGATCTTGA
- a CDS encoding amino acid ABC transporter permease — MSIAPRKPPLQFALRLKRALGGKTGWNGLAAQIAFAAILAWIAYEIVANARTNLETQHIASGFGFLNYNAGFDVNQSLIAYNNSDTYWRVFFVGLLNTILVSVIGIVFATVIGFVVALCRLSPNWLLSRIGGIYVEIVRNLPVLFQILFWYLAVLAALPAPRQSVSILGTFFLNNRGLIVPLPVSEPGLYPFLAALAVGIVVALGLRHHARRALFQRGQMIRIWPYVLGCLIGLPLVSMLIFGWPLKFELPQLKGFNFAGGARVIPEFVALTVALSTYTAAFIAEIVRAGVMSVHKGQMEAGSSLGLSRAATLRLIVVPQAMRVIVPPLTSQYLNLTKNSSLAVAIGYPDLVSVFAGTAVSQTGQAIEIIAMTMGVYLLLSLATSALMSVYGWRINRSMAA; from the coding sequence ATGAGCATCGCGCCCCGCAAACCACCGCTGCAATTTGCCCTCAGGCTGAAGCGTGCGCTTGGCGGCAAGACCGGCTGGAACGGATTGGCCGCCCAGATTGCCTTCGCCGCGATCCTGGCCTGGATCGCCTATGAGATCGTGGCGAATGCGCGGACGAACCTGGAGACCCAGCACATTGCGTCGGGCTTCGGCTTCCTCAATTACAATGCGGGCTTTGACGTCAATCAGAGCCTGATCGCCTACAACAACTCTGACACCTACTGGCGGGTGTTCTTCGTCGGCTTGTTGAACACGATCCTGGTCTCGGTGATCGGCATTGTCTTTGCCACCGTGATCGGCTTCGTCGTGGCGCTCTGCCGGTTGTCGCCGAACTGGCTGCTGTCGCGGATCGGCGGCATCTACGTCGAGATCGTCAGGAACTTGCCGGTCCTGTTCCAGATCCTGTTCTGGTACCTCGCTGTGCTCGCGGCGCTGCCGGCCCCGCGGCAGAGCGTCTCGATCCTCGGTACGTTCTTCCTCAACAATCGCGGCCTGATCGTGCCGCTGCCGGTCAGTGAGCCCGGCCTCTATCCGTTCCTGGCCGCGCTCGCGGTCGGCATCGTCGTGGCGCTGGGCTTGCGGCACCACGCGCGGCGCGCCCTGTTCCAGCGCGGGCAGATGATCCGGATCTGGCCCTATGTGCTGGGTTGCCTGATAGGTCTGCCGCTGGTCTCCATGCTGATCTTCGGCTGGCCGTTGAAGTTCGAGCTGCCGCAGCTGAAAGGCTTCAACTTCGCCGGCGGCGCGCGGGTCATCCCCGAATTCGTCGCGCTGACGGTCGCGTTGTCGACCTACACGGCGGCCTTCATCGCCGAGATCGTCCGCGCCGGCGTCATGTCGGTCCACAAGGGACAGATGGAGGCAGGCTCGTCGCTCGGCCTCAGCCGCGCCGCGACGCTGCGCCTGATCGTGGTGCCGCAGGCGATGCGGGTCATCGTGCCGCCGCTGACCAGCCAGTACCTCAATCTCACCAAGAATTCGTCGCTGGCGGTGGCGATCGGCTATCCGGACCTTGTCTCGGTGTTTGCCGGCACCGCGGTGAGCCAGACCGGGCAGGCGATCGAGATCATCGCCATGACGATGGGCGTCTACCTGCTGCTCTCGCTCGCGACGAGCGCGCTGATGAGCGTCTATGGCTGGCGCATCAACCGGAGCATGGCGGCATGA
- a CDS encoding cysteine synthase A translates to MAFNKDVIEAIGNTPLIKLKRSSELTGCTILGKAEFMNPGQSVKDRAGKGMILEAEKRGDLKPGGLVVESTAGNTGIGLAVVASARGYRTLIVIPETQSQEKKDMLRLCGAELVEAPALPYSNPNNYQHLGRRLAEQLRKTEPNGVLFADQWNNLDNPKAHYDSTGPEIWQQTNGKVDGFICSVGTGGTLAGISRYLKEKNKDIVTACADPHGFAMYELFKNGQVKSTPGDSITEGIGLGRKTPVIETANVDDAFLVSDEEAVTIIYELLEHEGLCLGGSTGVNIAGAIQLAKQLGPGKTIVTILCDSGNRYQSKLFNPAFMRSKNLPVPEWLEKRSKIELPFV, encoded by the coding sequence ATGGCATTCAACAAAGACGTCATTGAAGCGATCGGCAACACCCCCCTCATCAAGCTGAAACGCTCATCCGAACTGACCGGCTGCACCATTCTCGGCAAGGCCGAATTCATGAATCCCGGCCAATCGGTGAAGGATCGCGCCGGCAAGGGGATGATCCTGGAGGCCGAAAAGCGCGGCGATCTGAAGCCCGGCGGGCTCGTGGTCGAATCGACCGCGGGCAATACCGGCATCGGACTTGCGGTCGTAGCCAGTGCGCGGGGCTACCGCACCCTGATCGTCATTCCGGAGACGCAGAGCCAGGAAAAGAAGGACATGCTCCGCCTGTGCGGGGCCGAGCTCGTCGAGGCGCCGGCGCTGCCCTACTCCAATCCGAACAACTATCAGCATCTCGGCAGGCGTCTCGCCGAGCAGCTGCGCAAGACCGAGCCGAACGGCGTGCTGTTCGCCGACCAGTGGAACAACCTCGACAATCCCAAGGCGCACTACGACTCGACCGGACCGGAGATCTGGCAGCAGACCAACGGCAAGGTCGATGGCTTCATCTGCTCGGTCGGCACCGGCGGCACGCTCGCCGGCATCAGCCGCTATTTGAAGGAAAAGAACAAGGACATCGTCACCGCCTGTGCCGATCCGCACGGCTTCGCGATGTACGAGCTGTTCAAGAACGGCCAGGTCAAATCGACGCCGGGTGACTCGATCACCGAAGGCATCGGCCTCGGACGCAAGACGCCGGTGATCGAGACAGCGAACGTCGACGATGCGTTCCTGGTCTCCGACGAGGAAGCCGTGACCATCATCTACGAGCTGCTGGAGCACGAAGGCCTGTGCCTCGGCGGGTCGACTGGCGTCAACATCGCGGGCGCGATCCAGCTCGCCAAGCAGCTCGGCCCCGGCAAGACCATCGTCACCATTCTCTGCGACTCCGGCAACCGCTATCAGTCCAAGCTGTTCAACCCGGCCTTCATGCGTTCGAAGAATCTGCCGGTCCCGGAATGGCTGGAAAAGCGCAGCAAGATCGAGCTGCCGTTCGTCTGA
- a CDS encoding amino acid ABC transporter permease has product MTDLSAPSFVRQDLVAERAAPANTTGFIGLVRTRLLNSPGNILLTILGLLLAWYIVVPTIKFLLVDAVWAGKDRTACLAEKAGHEVGACWPYIEAKLTQLIYGFYPEAQRWRVNLTYGLGAALLLPLLMPRLPAKGINSGLFFFAFPVVAFFLLHGGGIAGFGVSWTAGVLQLFEQSVGGAGDLLVNLSKSSAIAPLPWALGKVLVLVGFLIHWLIFPLTWLRDQLQLSSLPVWGDFLVTAVIVSAVLFVLGGGMRTGRRALIGSLLTFAGIAVGIKLMGLDRGGFPIVDTRLWGGLLVTLVIAITGIVASMPIGIALALGRRSSIPLIRIFSIAFIEFWRGVPLITVLFFATYMLPLFVPGNFAVDGLLRALIGVAIFTGAYMAEVIRGGLAAVARGQAEAASALGLSWWKTTSLIVLPQALRYVIPGIVNSFISLFKDTSLVSIVALFDLLGSLRASFSDPNWSTPTTAFTGFAFAGMIYFVFCFGMSRYSLFVEHRLNAHRRH; this is encoded by the coding sequence ATGACCGATCTGTCCGCCCCGTCCTTTGTCCGGCAGGATCTGGTCGCCGAGCGTGCGGCGCCGGCCAACACCACCGGCTTCATCGGCTTAGTACGAACGCGGCTGCTGAATTCGCCGGGCAACATCCTGCTCACGATCCTCGGGCTCCTGCTGGCCTGGTACATCGTTGTCCCGACGATCAAGTTCCTGCTGGTCGACGCGGTCTGGGCCGGCAAGGATCGCACCGCTTGCCTCGCCGAAAAGGCGGGGCACGAGGTCGGTGCCTGCTGGCCCTATATTGAGGCCAAGCTGACGCAGCTGATCTATGGCTTCTATCCGGAAGCGCAGCGCTGGCGGGTCAATCTGACCTATGGGCTCGGCGCCGCGTTGTTGCTGCCGCTGCTAATGCCGCGCCTGCCGGCCAAGGGCATCAACTCCGGCCTGTTTTTCTTCGCATTTCCGGTGGTGGCGTTCTTCCTGCTGCATGGCGGCGGCATCGCGGGCTTCGGCGTGAGCTGGACCGCCGGCGTGTTGCAGCTGTTCGAGCAGAGCGTTGGCGGCGCCGGCGATCTGCTGGTCAATCTCAGCAAGAGCTCGGCGATCGCCCCGCTGCCTTGGGCACTGGGCAAGGTGCTTGTCCTGGTCGGCTTTCTGATCCATTGGCTGATCTTTCCGCTGACCTGGCTGCGCGACCAGTTGCAGCTCTCGTCGCTGCCGGTCTGGGGCGACTTCCTGGTCACTGCCGTGATCGTCTCCGCCGTGCTGTTTGTGCTCGGAGGCGGCATGCGGACCGGCCGCAGAGCGCTGATCGGCAGCCTGCTGACGTTTGCCGGGATAGCCGTTGGCATCAAGCTGATGGGGCTCGATCGCGGCGGCTTTCCCATCGTCGACACGCGACTGTGGGGCGGGCTCCTGGTGACGCTGGTGATCGCGATCACCGGCATCGTTGCCTCGATGCCGATCGGGATTGCGCTTGCGCTCGGCCGTCGCTCCAGCATCCCGCTGATCCGGATATTCTCGATCGCCTTCATCGAATTCTGGCGCGGCGTGCCGCTGATCACGGTGCTGTTCTTCGCGACCTACATGCTGCCGCTGTTCGTGCCGGGCAATTTCGCCGTCGACGGCCTGTTGCGTGCCCTGATCGGCGTGGCGATCTTTACCGGCGCCTATATGGCCGAGGTGATCAGGGGCGGGTTAGCCGCGGTGGCGCGCGGGCAGGCGGAGGCCGCATCGGCGCTCGGCCTGTCCTGGTGGAAGACGACGTCGCTGATTGTGCTGCCGCAGGCGCTGCGCTACGTCATTCCCGGCATCGTCAACAGCTTCATCTCGCTGTTCAAGGATACCTCGCTGGTGTCGATCGTGGCGCTGTTCGATCTATTGGGTTCCCTGCGGGCATCGTTCTCCGACCCGAACTGGTCGACGCCGACGACGGCCTTTACCGGCTTCGCCTTTGCGGGAATGATCTATTTCGTGTTCTGCTTTGGAATGTCGCGCTACTCGCTGTTCGTCGAACATCGGCTCAACGCTCACCGCCGCCACTGA
- the metC gene encoding cystathionine beta-lyase produces the protein MTSSDGSMPSRPHDAATRLVTAGRDTKAQKGFVNPPVFHGSTVLYPTAEDLHAHRAEFTYGRHGSPTTRALQDVLMALEGPQCAGVGLAPSGLAAISTTLLAVLKAGDHLLVCDNAYRPTRNFCDNMLKRYGIETSYFDPLIGAGIETLFKPNTRAVLVEAPGSQSFEMPDVRAISAVAHARGAIMIDDNTWATALYHRSLEQGVDISMQAGTKYIGGHSDIMFGTISANAKAWPLVQEAIRLLGVCAGPDDVYLALRGVRTLSVRLAQHHRSGLEIARWLGARPEVARVLHPGLETDPGHAIWKRDFTGASGLFSIVLKPVPQTAVDAMLNALTLFGMGFSWGGFESLAIPFDCSGYRSATEWSPGGPTLRLHIGLENLDDLKADLDRGFAALKAAL, from the coding sequence ATGACCTCCTCCGACGGCTCCATGCCCTCCCGCCCGCACGACGCCGCGACCCGCCTGGTCACGGCCGGCCGCGACACCAAGGCCCAGAAGGGCTTCGTCAATCCGCCGGTGTTTCACGGCTCGACCGTGCTCTATCCGACCGCGGAGGACCTCCACGCCCATCGCGCCGAATTTACCTATGGCCGCCACGGCAGCCCGACCACGCGGGCGCTGCAGGACGTGCTGATGGCGCTGGAGGGCCCGCAATGCGCCGGCGTCGGCCTCGCCCCGTCGGGCCTCGCCGCGATCAGCACCACGCTGCTCGCCGTGCTGAAGGCCGGCGATCACCTGCTGGTGTGCGACAACGCCTATCGGCCGACCCGCAATTTCTGTGACAACATGCTGAAGCGCTACGGCATCGAGACCAGCTACTTCGATCCGCTGATCGGCGCCGGCATCGAGACGTTGTTCAAGCCGAACACCCGCGCGGTGCTGGTCGAGGCGCCCGGTTCGCAATCCTTCGAGATGCCCGACGTCCGCGCGATCTCGGCCGTGGCGCATGCCCGCGGCGCGATCATGATCGACGACAACACCTGGGCGACAGCGCTCTATCACCGCTCGCTCGAACAGGGCGTCGACATCAGCATGCAGGCCGGCACGAAGTATATCGGTGGCCACTCCGACATCATGTTCGGCACCATCTCGGCCAATGCAAAGGCCTGGCCGCTGGTGCAGGAGGCGATCCGCCTGCTCGGCGTCTGCGCCGGCCCGGACGACGTCTATCTCGCGCTGCGCGGGGTCCGAACGCTGTCGGTGCGGCTGGCGCAGCACCACCGCTCCGGGCTCGAGATCGCGCGGTGGCTTGGCGCGCGGCCCGAAGTCGCTCGTGTGCTGCACCCCGGCCTTGAGACCGATCCCGGGCATGCGATCTGGAAGCGCGACTTCACCGGCGCCTCCGGCCTGTTCAGCATCGTGCTGAAGCCTGTGCCGCAGACCGCGGTCGACGCGATGCTCAACGCGCTCACGCTGTTCGGCATGGGCTTTTCCTGGGGCGGCTTCGAAAGCCTCGCCATCCCGTTCGACTGCAGCGGCTATCGCAGCGCGACCGAATGGTCGCCGGGTGGCCCGACGCTGCGGCTGCATATCGGGCTCGAAAATCTCGACGACCTCAAGGCCGATCTCGATCGCGGTTTTGCCGCGTTGAAGGCCGCGCTCTGA